In the Candidatus Electrothrix rattekaaiensis genome, one interval contains:
- a CDS encoding peptidoglycan-binding domain-containing protein, translated as MKNGKALHKFIGCGVVLLAMFVFASTGYSRSSCNTCQSCDQPKYMPPPEVKKYAELEYRDGYPGPRLYKRQQVEKLQCILRVLGYCSGPVDGWYGTSTARAVMLLLADNFQEIGDGKKLTKTQWSYIDNWAGERCSKYDKKEETYRYQYRAPERSPEYQQPQYRDPEYPSQPYYQYKY; from the coding sequence ATGAAGAACGGAAAAGCATTGCACAAATTCATTGGGTGCGGGGTTGTTCTGCTCGCCATGTTCGTCTTTGCGAGCACAGGGTACAGTCGCAGCTCCTGCAATACGTGTCAATCATGTGATCAGCCAAAGTACATGCCTCCGCCTGAGGTCAAGAAGTACGCGGAACTGGAGTACCGTGACGGTTATCCCGGGCCCCGGCTCTACAAACGCCAGCAGGTGGAAAAGCTCCAATGCATACTGAGAGTCTTAGGGTACTGTTCCGGCCCTGTTGACGGCTGGTACGGCACGTCAACGGCTAGGGCGGTCATGCTCCTTCTGGCTGACAACTTCCAGGAGATCGGTGACGGCAAAAAGCTGACCAAGACCCAGTGGAGCTATATTGACAACTGGGCGGGCGAACGTTGCTCTAAGTATGACAAGAAAGAGGAGACCTACCGGTACCAATACAGAGCTCCTGAAAGATCTCCTGAATATCAGCAACCGCAATACAGAGATCCTGAATACCCGTCACAACCATATTACCAGTATAAATATTAA
- a CDS encoding GDSL-type esterase/lipase family protein: protein MTTQIAQTATTLLMLGDSLVEWGDWESLLPDIQVINRGIAGEHTEELSARLVSEMNAVLDAGTEPDYILLMTGTNNLLMGSPYFPVILGSMLPRLVDLCPNSSITLNSLMPMQRQTLAQEAITTANNQLLAVAKQSNCHFLDMTGPFTEQCLPVTKPCFFSDGVHLSTRGYQVWAGAIKKHLEALEKNHAMDRELSQ, encoded by the coding sequence ATGACAACACAAATTGCACAGACCGCAACAACCCTACTCATGCTCGGTGACTCATTGGTCGAATGGGGCGATTGGGAAAGCCTGCTCCCGGACATACAGGTCATTAATCGCGGCATTGCCGGGGAGCACACCGAAGAATTGTCAGCCCGACTGGTCAGCGAGATGAACGCTGTTCTTGACGCCGGTACAGAACCGGATTATATCCTACTTATGACCGGAACCAATAATCTGCTCATGGGTAGCCCATATTTTCCTGTTATTTTGGGAAGCATGCTGCCAAGACTGGTTGACCTCTGCCCGAACAGCAGTATTACGCTGAATTCGCTTATGCCTATGCAGAGACAGACTCTGGCTCAGGAAGCCATCACAACGGCCAACAACCAACTGCTTGCTGTAGCAAAGCAAAGCAATTGTCATTTTCTCGACATGACTGGCCCTTTCACCGAGCAATGCCTGCCTGTGACCAAACCCTGTTTCTTCAGCGACGGGGTGCATCTGTCCACCCGAGGCTATCAGGTCTGGGCAGGAGCCATCAAAAAGCATCTTGAGGCACTGGAGAAGAATCATGCGATGGACCGTGAACTTTCTCAGTGA